A region from the Rosa rugosa chromosome 6, drRosRugo1.1, whole genome shotgun sequence genome encodes:
- the LOC133716341 gene encoding putative ripening-related protein 1, protein MTCFFSKGSILVILLLAIFLVSEAHQCRPSGRIRGRKPPPGQCNQQDDSDCCKAGKMYPTYTCSPPMSGNTKAYLTLNSFEAGGDGGGPSECDGKYHNDNTPVVALSTGWYNGGSRCLNNISISGNGRSVVAMVVDECDSTEGCDADHDYQPPCPNNIVDASKAVWKALGVSEDNWGGLDITWPGPMLSYIRVSSSAYFVSYLGFDFAYFCCMWDLYMICTL, encoded by the coding sequence ATGACTTGCTTCTTCTCAAAAGGGTCTATTCTAGTCATTCTCCTTTTAGCAATTTTCTTGGTTAGTGAAGCTCACCAATGTCGTCCAAGTGGAAGAATCAGAGGAAGGAAGCCCCCTCCTGGACAATGTAACCAGCAGGATGACTCTGACTGCTGTAAAGCTGGAAAAATGTACCCAACCTACACTTGCTCACCACCAATGTCCGGTAACACCAAGGCATACCTCACTCTCAATAGCTTTGAGGCAGGTGGTGACGGAGGAGGCCCATCCGAATGTGACGGCAAGTATCACAATGACAACACTCCAGTTGTTGCATTATCCACAGGATGGTACAACGGTGGATCAAGGTGCCTTAACAACATCAGCATTAGTGGTAATGGGCGTAGCGTGGTGGCCATGGTGGTGGATGAGTGCGACTCTACTGAGGGATGTGATGCAGACCATGATTATCAGCCTCCTTGTCCCAACAACATTGTTGATGCCTCCAAGGCCGTCTGGAAAGCCTTAGGTGTATCTGAGGACAACTGGGGTGGCTTGGATATCACATGGCCTGGTCCGATGCTTAGTTACATTAGAGTTTCTTCAAGTGcttattttgtttcttatttgGGGTTTGATTTTGCTTATTTTTGTTGTATGTGGGATTTATATATGATATGTACATTATAG